A part of Olleya sp. Bg11-27 genomic DNA contains:
- a CDS encoding GreA/GreB family elongation factor yields the protein MKYGSLIIEKKEYVYLKRLLNISGYGDDNVVKKSLIKLSEELKTAQIVNEEDVPVDVVRFNSLVRIASDNGWEKELQVVIPMEKNVTLNKVSILAPMGAALLGYSKDDVIKWSFPGGEQNIKIVDVKKEMRLKGIDVII from the coding sequence ATGAAATACGGAAGTCTAATAATAGAGAAGAAAGAATATGTATATCTAAAACGGTTACTTAATATTTCTGGTTATGGAGATGATAATGTGGTTAAGAAATCACTTATAAAACTATCTGAGGAGCTTAAAACTGCTCAGATAGTAAACGAAGAAGACGTACCTGTGGATGTTGTTAGATTTAATAGTCTAGTCAGAATAGCATCAGATAATGGTTGGGAAAAAGAATTGCAGGTTGTCATCCCGATGGAGAAAAATGTAACCCTTAATAAGGTCTCTATTTTAGCACCAATGGGTGCTGCGCTCTTAGGTTATTCTAAGGACGATGTAATAAAATGGAGTTTCCCTGGAGGAGAACAAAACATTAAGATTGTTGATGTAAAAAAGGAAATGCGTTTAAAAGGAATAGATGTTATTATTTAA
- a CDS encoding Glu/Leu/Phe/Val family dehydrogenase — translation MTTVTADLKKVTKKVPVRGMMDNVMEQFNSAADHINLHPNIRKILSITNNEILVNFPVKMDNGEVEIFTGYRVQHNNALGPYKGGLRYHPTVDIDAARALAMWMTWKTSLAGLPYGGGKGGIKIDPSKYSQSELERITRRFTFALADNIGPEHDIPAPDVNTSSQTMAWIADTYMSTRPPAERTANQHVVTGKPDGSGGLEGRDRATGYGVYLSIKFWAEKNNFNLIDKKFIVQGFGNVGYWAAHFLEKDGAKLVAVQDAFGSIENQNGISVEDLFKYTQINEGSIVNYPNSKVTDKNKFFTLDCDICIPAALGNQITKENASKIKAKLIAEGANGPTNVEGEKILLDRGVAIIPDILCNSGGVVGSYFEWLQNRNGEIWQLEEVMAKLDKKMKESFNKVYDYAINETIDMRTAAFCIAIRRIEKAYIQRGIFP, via the coding sequence ATGACAACAGTAACAGCAGATTTAAAAAAAGTAACAAAAAAAGTACCTGTTAGAGGTATGATGGATAATGTTATGGAGCAGTTTAATAGTGCTGCAGATCATATAAATCTACATCCTAATATTAGAAAAATATTAAGTATTACCAATAATGAGATACTAGTCAATTTTCCAGTAAAAATGGATAATGGCGAAGTAGAGATTTTTACAGGTTACAGAGTGCAACACAATAATGCTTTAGGACCATATAAAGGGGGATTACGTTATCATCCAACAGTAGATATTGATGCGGCTAGAGCATTGGCAATGTGGATGACTTGGAAGACGTCGTTGGCAGGATTGCCATATGGTGGAGGTAAAGGGGGAATTAAGATTGATCCCTCTAAATATTCGCAATCAGAACTTGAGCGTATTACAAGACGTTTTACGTTTGCTTTAGCAGATAATATTGGACCAGAACATGATATTCCTGCACCAGATGTTAATACTAGTAGTCAAACGATGGCTTGGATTGCAGATACTTATATGAGTACGCGTCCACCTGCAGAACGCACAGCAAATCAACACGTCGTAACAGGGAAGCCTGACGGTAGTGGCGGATTAGAAGGGCGTGACCGGGCAACGGGTTATGGTGTGTATTTATCTATTAAATTTTGGGCAGAAAAAAACAATTTTAATTTAATTGATAAAAAGTTTATTGTTCAAGGTTTTGGTAATGTAGGTTATTGGGCAGCTCATTTTTTAGAAAAAGATGGTGCTAAATTAGTTGCCGTTCAGGATGCTTTTGGAAGTATTGAAAATCAAAATGGTATTAGCGTAGAAGATCTTTTTAAATACACTCAGATTAATGAAGGGAGTATTGTTAATTATCCAAACTCAAAAGTAACTGATAAAAATAAATTTTTCACTTTAGACTGCGATATCTGTATACCTGCTGCTCTAGGAAATCAAATAACAAAAGAGAATGCCTCAAAAATTAAGGCCAAATTGATTGCAGAAGGGGCAAACGGACCAACAAATGTAGAAGGAGAAAAAATTCTGTTGGATAGAGGGGTGGCTATCATACCTGATATTTTATGTAATTCAGGAGGTGTTGTTGGTAGTTATTTTGAATGGTTGCAAAATCGAAATGGAGAGATTTGGCAACTAGAAGAAGTGATGGCTAAATTGGATAAGAAGATGAAAGAATCTTTTAATAAAGTGTATGATTATGCCATTAATGAAACTATAGATATGCGTACAGCTGCTTTTTGTATAGCTATCCGACGTATTGAAAAAGCATACATACAAAGAGGGATTTTTCCTTGA
- a CDS encoding sigma-54-dependent transcriptional regulator, protein MQLRKENILIVDDDVNILELLQRHLQSWNYHVFKAVSVKEAVAILRDTTIDLLITDLRMPELDGSELIKFVSEHYPKMPKLVVTGYPSVQDSLIAIKSGVVDYLTKPFTKDELKLALDKSLPLSARKEKITKTAIGENTKTYGEIIGQSEKIKDVIQIIERVKDNKATVFIKGESGTGKELVARAIHYQGKFSRAPFIAVNCGGIPENLLESELFGYVKGAFTGAENNREGFFQAANGGTIFLDEIGNASLAVQSRLLRVLQEKEVVKVGATKADKIDLRIIAATNSNLQEMIQKQTFREDLFYRLTVVEIEIAPLRKRKDDISLLVDKFLFKYGVEYKDRFIKMTPEALSILKRYDWPGNIRELENVIQRAVIMCDKVIDVPQLPEHLKYALKFSAETLQPLKVIEKQYIEKVLRATDNNKTKAAEILQIDRKTIRQKLSE, encoded by the coding sequence ATGCAATTACGTAAGGAAAATATACTTATAGTTGATGACGATGTTAATATCTTAGAATTATTGCAACGCCATCTTCAATCCTGGAATTACCATGTTTTTAAAGCGGTTTCAGTTAAAGAAGCAGTGGCAATTTTACGAGATACGACTATAGATTTATTAATAACGGATTTACGGATGCCAGAATTAGACGGTTCTGAGTTGATTAAATTTGTGTCAGAACATTATCCTAAAATGCCAAAATTAGTAGTGACTGGTTATCCTTCAGTTCAAGACTCATTAATCGCTATTAAATCCGGAGTGGTGGATTATTTGACCAAACCATTTACAAAAGACGAATTAAAATTAGCTTTAGATAAGTCATTACCACTTTCAGCAAGAAAAGAAAAAATAACTAAAACGGCTATAGGAGAAAATACTAAAACGTACGGAGAGATTATAGGACAATCAGAAAAGATTAAGGACGTTATTCAAATTATAGAACGTGTTAAAGATAATAAAGCAACCGTTTTTATTAAAGGAGAAAGTGGTACGGGTAAAGAGTTAGTAGCAAGAGCAATTCATTATCAAGGCAAGTTTTCTCGCGCACCTTTTATTGCTGTAAACTGTGGCGGGATACCAGAAAATCTTTTAGAGTCAGAACTGTTTGGTTATGTTAAAGGCGCGTTTACAGGTGCGGAAAATAATAGAGAAGGTTTTTTTCAAGCAGCAAATGGGGGCACTATTTTTTTAGATGAAATAGGAAATGCATCATTGGCAGTACAGTCTAGATTATTACGTGTGCTGCAAGAGAAAGAAGTGGTTAAAGTAGGCGCTACAAAAGCTGATAAAATTGACCTTCGTATTATTGCGGCCACTAATAGTAATTTACAAGAGATGATACAGAAACAAACCTTTAGAGAGGATTTGTTTTACAGGCTTACCGTTGTTGAGATTGAAATTGCACCATTAAGAAAAAGAAAAGATGATATTTCACTTTTGGTCGATAAGTTTTTGTTTAAATATGGTGTAGAGTATAAAGATCGCTTTATAAAAATGACACCAGAGGCACTATCTATTTTAAAACGATATGACTGGCCAGGAAATATCAGAGAATTAGAAAACGTTATCCAACGTGCCGTTATTATGTGCGATAAGGTGATAGATGTCCCACAGTTACCAGAGCATTTAAAATATGCTTTAAAATTTTCAGCAGAAACCTTACAGCCTTTAAAAGTTATTGAAAAACAATACATTGAAAAGGTATTAAGAGCTACAGATAATAATAAGACCAAAGCTGCTGAAATTCTTCAAATTGACAGAAAGACCATTCGTCAAAAACTTTCGGAATAG
- a CDS encoding sensor histidine kinase, with protein sequence MNTTEQALKERIKELTCLYEVSSIIGNANAELIEDTLQAIVFSIKKAFQYPDYTEIEITTQSQIISTLNNLDNTNTIQAEVRLFNEVKGQIMACLFEKESKNIAFLNEEQLLLDNIALKLGSFLERLEIQKNETSLKRQMERTDRLAILGEITAGIAHELNTPLANILGFAELLQSDLEDTKALEDVDKIIKNAIFSREVVKKLMFFACEMPQEMNRVNLVPTIKNAINLLEATFRKEHVKYIVKIEEEDLLLRADPIQLTQIIFNLLINAIYFSPKEGLVTIEAETTQNNIVLKISDEGKGLSKVDLDKIFQPFFTTKPIGDGSGLGLSVVHGIVASHKGTITAKNNTCKGATFSVTLPKQ encoded by the coding sequence ATGAATACAACAGAACAAGCTTTAAAAGAACGTATTAAAGAGTTAACCTGTCTTTATGAAGTATCTTCGATAATAGGTAATGCAAATGCAGAACTTATTGAAGATACCCTACAAGCTATTGTGTTTAGTATAAAAAAAGCATTTCAATATCCTGATTATACCGAAATTGAAATTACGACACAATCCCAAATTATTTCAACTTTAAATAACCTAGACAACACTAATACTATTCAAGCCGAAGTGCGACTGTTTAATGAGGTTAAAGGGCAAATAATGGCATGCTTGTTTGAAAAAGAGAGTAAGAACATCGCTTTTTTAAATGAAGAGCAACTGTTATTGGATAACATTGCGCTTAAGTTAGGTAGCTTTTTAGAACGTCTTGAAATTCAGAAAAACGAAACGTCCTTAAAACGTCAAATGGAGCGTACAGATCGTTTAGCTATTTTAGGTGAAATTACTGCCGGAATAGCACACGAGCTGAATACTCCTTTAGCTAATATTTTGGGTTTTGCAGAGTTATTGCAAAGTGATCTAGAAGATACTAAGGCATTAGAAGACGTCGATAAAATTATTAAAAACGCCATATTTTCTAGAGAAGTAGTTAAAAAGCTAATGTTTTTTGCTTGCGAAATGCCACAAGAAATGAACCGTGTTAATTTAGTACCAACTATTAAAAATGCGATTAATCTATTAGAAGCTACTTTTAGAAAAGAGCACGTAAAGTATATAGTAAAAATTGAAGAAGAAGATTTGTTGTTACGTGCAGACCCAATACAGTTGACTCAAATTATTTTCAATTTATTGATTAATGCCATTTACTTTTCTCCAAAAGAAGGGTTGGTTACTATAGAAGCAGAAACAACACAAAATAATATTGTTTTAAAAATATCAGATGAAGGAAAAGGATTGTCTAAAGTTGATTTAGATAAAATTTTTCAACCGTTTTTTACGACTAAACCAATCGGTGACGGTTCTGGGTTAGGTTTAAGTGTTGTACACGGTATTGTGGCTTCACATAAAGGTACAATTACTGCTAAAAATAATACATGTAAAGGTGCTACTTTTTCAGTAACACTTCCAAAACAATAA
- a CDS encoding PAS domain-containing protein, whose product MEAIKYYLSNDLNEDVLSLIKDNSLITITDALGRVEYANDNYCNTIERRVNRVSGEAHELLKSHLHTGAVYKDLWRTLKMGHRWTGVLTETLESKKTIWLEATIIPIECDIDRQTKFLGLYKDVTNLYEENNALLVAKTEALGFIESLPFNVFSITKHGKILNANKDFCDIKKSDLIGTYLYDHIEMSIFEFFKKNIDAAFRSKVPNRFETSKYNSKRKNIFYSVIVAPVFNELGGVFSGTVTIQEIFKTITFDENEEE is encoded by the coding sequence ATGGAAGCGATTAAATACTACTTATCAAACGACTTAAACGAAGATGTTTTATCTCTAATTAAAGATAATTCATTAATTACGATTACGGATGCATTAGGGAGAGTCGAGTATGCAAACGACAATTACTGCAATACAATAGAGCGGAGAGTAAATAGAGTTAGTGGGGAAGCTCACGAATTATTAAAATCGCATTTGCATACTGGTGCAGTTTACAAGGATTTATGGAGAACCTTAAAAATGGGACATAGATGGACAGGCGTTTTAACAGAAACACTTGAAAGTAAAAAAACTATTTGGTTAGAAGCAACTATAATACCTATAGAATGCGACATTGATAGACAAACAAAATTTCTTGGTTTATACAAGGATGTCACTAATCTTTATGAAGAGAATAATGCCTTATTAGTAGCAAAAACGGAAGCACTAGGTTTTATTGAAAGTCTACCTTTTAATGTGTTTTCTATCACAAAACATGGTAAAATTTTAAATGCTAACAAGGATTTTTGTGATATTAAAAAATCAGATTTGATTGGTACCTACCTTTATGATCATATTGAAATGAGCATTTTTGAATTTTTTAAAAAAAATATAGATGCTGCTTTTAGAAGTAAAGTTCCTAATCGTTTTGAGACTTCTAAATATAATTCTAAAAGGAAAAATATATTTTATAGTGTTATAGTGGCTCCTGTCTTTAATGAGCTTGGGGGTGTTTTTTCAGGAACTGTAACCATACAAGAAATTTTTAAGACTATAACTTTTGATGAAAATGAAGAAGAATAA